DNA sequence from the Malus sylvestris chromosome 10, drMalSylv7.2, whole genome shotgun sequence genome:
ttttttcttttccttttggcTTGCAGAACCTGCAATGCAGCTATTGCTACTCTTCTCCTCCACCACATTCTCAAGCTGGGTGGTCATTGGAGGTCCTCACAACCGCTTATTCGAGCTTCCAGGTGGAACTAGGACCAACCAAGTCCCTTAGTAGATCTGCCCATGACCATGACATCATGAATTTGGCTTTGTGTAAATAAAAACCCAACTATCGTGTGCcgccaaaataataaaagtttaGTGAGCATCAAGGaaacttatcttttgttactgGATGAAGGTTTACCATATCATGATGGATGATCCATTTTCTTAACAAGACCCGTTAAAGAAACACGTTGTGGTCAAGTAAACCCAATCCAAACTTGTTAGTTTAAATgacatttttttattgtgttgtttaattttaaatttaaattctctattttatttataaaaagagTGAAAATTTGAACTCAAACTTTTGATATTTACACTTTTGATCAGttgattccttttttttttttttgaacaaacgatagtatctatactaaggggatAGAGGGAGTGAATTAAGTCTTACAATGGATTTGCTATAATAATGTTGTTCAACTTCGCTTTTGgcaagaattgaacctaagacctctcacttaaagaggaatatcactaaatcATAGTACTAAGCGGCAAttcccaatttttttaaaagagaaaaaaaaattatttaaacccatgtaacctctttctacacccaacttaaattttaaatgttaattgtctattttaccctattgcataattaataTTAAGTACAAAAGgaatttaataataaaactcaaacttatcaataaacccacacaTTATAATTAAACCCTAGCATCATcctttgtttatcctacgtTCATTCCACTAAAATCTTAATATCTTtgatagagaaaaacaagctttttttattgatagatggtgattttgaagttttgaatgcTCCAAGTAAGGTATAACTCGAtttatgaatgttttgtatttcatactttaaatattaaattgtatttgtttttttctttgctaTCTACGCCCCCAAAACACTATCATTAAAGATGAGCGGAAACAATAAACTCTATCattggaaaagaaaagatgCGAACCTCATCAAAAGTTATAGTGACATAACGGTATGTTGCAATAAGAATTTGATATGTGACACGaagttaaaatattttgagACTTTCATTGAATGAacataacaagaacaaataataaAGATGAGAATTCCAAACAACATTTAACTTCTACAACCTAGTAGTGTGATGTCCTTTGATTATTATAAGCCCTGAGGAAACAAGGTTATTTGCATCATACATTCATTTAGAAGTGGAATAGAAAGATGAATGAAAAGGGTTTAATGAGAATATTACCCCTCACCGAACATGCCTCGATCCAAATCCAAAGCATCAGGGTCAAATGTTTCCGGCAAGGTGATGGACTGGAGCTTGCATTGCATTCTCTGGCAAATTCAAGTCTATGGAAGGATCTCTTGGATCCCAAGTATATGGATGAGTTTggtagcagaaagaaaaaaaaaatagccatgGACATGCTAGTCCTATACGGCTTATGCAATTATAGAGGGGCAAATGATgcctctttgaaaaaaaaacatttgattaGAGATGTTATTTTATAAAGGGAATGAGTATAAAGATAACTTTATATTTTGAATTGAGTTTGAGAGCGTACTTTAGGTAATTCAGATTAAAAGAGACATTAAttccttaataaaaaaataatatgaatgtaaaaagaggttacatgtgttcaaataaattttttcaaaaaacaataaaaatatgggcaaaaaataatacctatgctttagagtgaaaagaaaaatgggaCTTGGGAGCATAGAAAATTAGAAACGAAAAACCAAACGTGATGAAACTGAGAGTGCGATCGATAGAAACCAAAGAAACCATTCGAGTGGAGGTCCCCGATCTCTGCTCTCTCCACCACCTCAAACAAACTGTCTCCCAACTAATCTCTGCCGCTCCTTCCTCCTTCTGCCTCTCCCTCAATGTTAACACCTAACTCACATTCCTTACTCAACTTGTAGGTATGAGTGGGTATGAAGGTGACACGAGAAAGGAAATGGAGCGGTGCTCCAGAGAGATATTTTTTGGaaataatattttcttataAAATGATTCATGAGAACCACAAGTCACTAATGGCACTATATAGCCTTACATTTCGATGCTAGATGGCCAAATGACTCATAACAGACAAAAGTAATTAACTACTTTATAACTAATCCTTTATCAACTCCTAATGCAATTACAGATCATAACATTTCCCTCCCCTTGTAAAAGAACCTTGTCCTTAAGGttaaattaaaactgaaatgtAGGAAACTTAGCAGTGAAGTCCTCAAAATCTTCCCAGGTAAAGTCTTCCCTGCACTTCAGTAACTGCACTCCAGCACCATTACCCTTCTTATACATGCGCCTCTGCAACACAGCAACAAGAATTGGCTGAGAGAGTCCATCATTTGTCACGAGAGGTAGTGTGGTTGTGGTTAATACTTTGTCTCCCAAGTGTTTCTTCAAACAACTTACATGGAACACCGGATGCAATTTACAATCAGCTGGTAATTGGAGTTTGTATGCAACCTTTCCCACCCTAGATTCAACAACATAAAGACCATAAAATCGGGGTTGCAGCTTGTGGTGAGAGTGAGAAGACAAGGACTGAAGTTGGTATGGAATTAGTTTAAGGTAAACCAAATCCCCTACTACGAATTCTATCTCTGTCATGTGCTTATTAACCTGCGCTTTCATCCTATTCTATGCCCTTTCCAGATTGGTTTTGAGCATAGAGAGAACCTATCTCTTGCCATAAATTGCTACTCAACAAGTTCAAACCTTCGCAGTGCCATATTCATAGGGAGTAAGGTAAGGAGGAGGATAGCCGTAGACCACTTCAAAAGGGGTAAACTTGGAAAAGGTGTGGTAAGAGGTGTTGTAACTCCATTCCGCCCAACTGAGCCACTGAAGCCATTTTCTGGGCTATGCACTGGTTAAACAACGAAGGTATATCTCCAAACACTTGTTTACAATCTCGGTCTGGCCATCGGTTTGAGGGTGATAGCCTGAGTTGAGACATAGTTTAGATCCATGCAGTTTAAAAGACTCCATCTAGAATGAGCTCAGAAATATAGGGTCTCTGTCATTGATTATGGATGCAGGCATTCCATGTAATTTAAAGACATGATCCACAAACAGTTGTGCTAGCAGTTGTATAAGGATGAGCTACACCAATAAAGTGAGCATACTTTGATAACCTGTCAACAACCACCATCCCACTAATGAAGTCCATGCTAATGTCTTGCCAAATGTTTTGGGGAATAGGTAAAGGCTGCAAAAAGACCAGGAGGAGAGATTGTTTCGTATTTGTTTTGCTGACAAATGTGGCACTTAGAAACAAACTTTCTAATATCAAATTTCATCCCTACCCAAAAGAATCCCCGCTTGATCCAGTGATAAGTTTTTTGGACCCTTTCATGACCAGCGGTGGGAGTTGTATGGTGCTCGGCAATGACTTTGTGCCTCTAGGAAGAAGTAGGACTTAAGACCactctatatttatattttaacaaCCCATTATCAATGTGATATTTGGACTGTAATGTCGGACCCTGAGTAGCCATGGTAGCTGATTCTTGCAGCAATTGTTGTACTTTCTGCACAATCCATTCATCCTGTTCATCAGATCGTCGTAACTCGTCCATCCAGCCCCCGTAAGGATATGAAATGGCCTTGCACTTTCCCGTGTGATCATCATGGGACAAAACATCCTCAGTTAAGGAGTTAGCTCCCGTAATCCGAGAGAGAGCATCAGTAGCTACATTGGCAACCCTAtttttgtaatgtatttcatAATCATAACCCAAAAGTTTGGTTACCCATTTCTGCTGAAAATGAGTGTGAGCCCTATTACTAAGAAGATACTTAAGGCTGTGATGATCGATTCGAATCACAAAGTGTCGTCCCTGCAAATAGTTGTGCCATTTCTTGACGGCGTGTACAATTGCAATAAGCTCCCGCTCATATGTGGATAAAGATTGATTTCGATGACCTAATGCTTGGCTAGAGAAGGCAATTGGTCGGCCTTGTTGCTGCAAAATGGCACCAATTCCCTGCCTCAAAGCATCACATTTAATCTCAAAAGGAATTGAGAAATCTGGCAAGGCAAGAACATGTGGGGAAGTCATGACCTGTTTCAAGTGAGTGAAGGCCTCCTGAGCACTTGAAGACCAAATGAAATCGTCTTTCTTGGTTAACTGATAAAGAGGTTGGCATATCTTGCTGTAGCCCAGAATGAATTTCCGATAATAACCTGTCAATCCCAAAAATCATCTTAAGCTTTTCCTAGTAGTGGGAGTTGGCCAATCAATAATGGCTTGCAATTTAGAAGGGTCCACAGCTACCCCGTCTCGAGAAACAATGTGGCCAAGGTACTCGACCTTACTCTGACCGAAGGaacatttttgtttcttgtgaAACAATTGATTAGTCTTCAAAATCTGAAAAGTAATGCTCAGATGAGCTAGATGCTCCTCCCATAATTTGCTATAGACGAGAATATCGTCAAAGAACACCAAGATAAAGTGTCAAAGATGAGGTTTAAAGATGTCATTCATGAGGttttgaaatgtggcaggtgcatGGGTTAGCCTGAATGGcataaccaaaaactcataatgccCTTCATGAGTGCGAAATGTCGTTTTAGCAATATTATCAGGGTGCATCTTGATTTGATGGTAACCAGACCGTAAGTTAAGTTTGGAGAAAAATTTAGCACCACACAATTCATCCaataaatcatcaatcaagGGAATAGGAAACTTATCCTTAATTATGATGGAATTGAGCTCTCTGTTATCCATGCAAAGGCGCCAAGTACCTTCCTTCTTCTTAACCAATAGTACTGGAAAAGAGAAGGGGCTATGACTAGGGCGAATGAGCCCCGATAACAACAACTCATTAACTGCGTTTTCAATTTCCGTCTTTTGCATCGGGCCATAGTGGTAAGGCCAAATGCTTGGGGTTTTTGAACCAGGAAGCAAGGGAATGCGATGGTCATAAGATCTCTCTGGGGGCAATGTAGTGGGAATCACAAATAACTCGTTGAAAGTCCATAATAACGACTGCAATTCTTGGAGTTGAGTTGGATCAAGCTCAGAGGCTTCCAACCTGTGCATGTCCATAGAATAGAGAAATAGGCCCTAGTTGGAAATGTGAAATGCATTGTCCAATTGTTGCAGAGAGACTTCATGTAGAGGAGGAGTAGTGGCAGGCATATGATAAAGCTTATAAGTGGTATGGTGCTTTTAGAACTCCATGGTTAAGAGGTGGAAATCCCATAGGACATGACTAATAATGGATAACCAATCAACCCCCAAAACTAAGTCACAGCCTCCCAAGGGTAAATCATATGAATCATGACTCCAATGATATCCACCAAGAACGAGTGATGTAGCCTTTAGGCAACCCTGACTGCACACATTTCCTCCATTAGCAATAATCACATTGCAAGGTTGAGTCGGCTGCAAGGTCCAACCCATGTGTTTGGTCAGTTGAAAGTCGATGAAACTATGAGTGCTTCCCGAATCCAACAACATTCGCATAGAATGTTTGCCAACTAAACCTTCCACCTTCATAGTTTGAGTTTTCTGTGGTAAATTGGTGCCATAAAACGCACACTCACTGAGTTCCATGTTTTGGAATTCAGGTTGCAACTCAGAGCGTGCATCCTCAAATTCCTCCTCAGGTTCAACAAAATCCAACATCAATAGTTGTTTCTGACCACACTTATGACCTTTACTCCATTTTTCTACACAAAACCAGTATTCCCCACGTTCTCGTTTCTTAGCAATTTCTTCGAGGCTAAGTTTCTTCACATGGATATTACCAAATTTGGTGGTGGGGGAAGCAGGAACAAAAGGAACCACTCCCTGAGATTTAATTTGGGGAAGAGGGCGCAAATTACCAACGTGGAGCTCAGAGAGCTTAGTGTCGAGTTGCACGGCAAGTACAATTGCCTCATGTACAGTTGTAAGCCTTAAAATCTTCACATCAAATTGCAATTCCTTTTTTAAACCGCCTAAGAAGCAACTCTTAAGCAATATGGGTCCAACATCATAAGTTCGGTTTGCCAAACGACGAAACTCAGAAATGTAATCCTTGAGATGACCTGTATGGCGAAGTTTGAAAAGAGATTGTGCACAATCTTCAAATTTAAAGAGACCAAATTCAGTGCAAAATGCCTTAGTGAACTCCTCCCAGTGCGGTGTGGTCTGAAGACAATTCATCCAACGAAACCAATGCAATGCCTCTCCCTCCAGATGGAAGGAAACGGTCAAAACCTTTTAAGGATCAGCCGTGGGATAGTAGGCGAAGAACTGTTCCGCCTTATAAATTCAAGCGAGAGGATCATCCCCGGGAGTGAACTTAGGGAACTCAATCCTTGGTTGCCATTAGTGGCGTGGTGGTGGACCATCGTCGTCATAGATCTCCCGATATGGGGGTCGTAAGGGCTCATCGGTAGAAGGAGGCAGATCTGGAAAGTGATGTGGCGAACCCCACTGTGGATCTGAAGTGGAGCCCCCTACACCGCCAATTGCCAATTCAAGGTGAAATTGCTCAAAGCCCAAAAGCATTTTAGTATCCACAACCGTCGTATGCTCCTGTAAAGCCTCTGATTGGGCCCATAAAGTCGCCTTCATAGTAGCTTCAAGGGCGGAAAAGCGAGCATTGAAAGAGGCTTCGAGAGCATCAAAATGAGCATCCATTGAAGCGGTGCAGGCAGCGTTCGAAGGGCATGGCATACAAGGAAGGAGACCAGAACCGAGAGGATAATACCAATTGTTAACACATAACTCGGATTCTTTACTCAACTTGCAGGTATGAGTGGGCTATGGAGGTGACATGAGAAAGAAAATTGAGCGGTGCTCCAGAGAGAGATATTTTTTGGaaataatattttcttataAAATGATTCATGAGAACCACAAGTCACTAATGGCACTATGTAGCCTTACATTTCGATGCCAGATGGCCGAATGACTCACAACAGACAAAAGTAATTAACTAATTCGTAACTAATCCTTTATCAACTCCTAATGCAATTACAGATCATAACACTCAACCACCGTGACGAGCTCCAAGAGCCATCCCCTAACGACTCCCTCTGCTCCCTCGGCTTCACCTCCGGCGATCTTGTCTTCTGCACCCTCGAACCTTCCTTCCAAACCCTAGCTTCGCCTTCCCATCCAAATTTGCACTCCTCCGCAGAATCCCCAAATCGAATTGAGCCCCAATGTTCGAATTTCCGTAACTCCGAAACCCTAATTGACAAAGGGGGTGTTATGGACGATTCGATTGGTGAAGATCCGAAGTCTGGAGGTTTGAATTCAGAAACCCTGGTAGTTTCTGGTGCCGAAAGTATGGAAATTGATGATCCGTCTGATAGGCTTGGGTTGGAAAGGTACTCGGTTCCATTTTTCTTGAAGCGAGTACTGAGGGAGGAGTTGGGAGAGGATCGTAGCAATCATCACAAGCTATTGTTGATTGATGTACATGCTGTGCTATTAGAGTCTGGTTTCGTTGGGTTCAATTCACTTTCGAGTATGTTGGCCAATCAAAGGACAGGTTCAACGATTTCGCTTTCATATACTTTGCCTGAGCTTTTGCAAAATCTGGGCAGTGATCGTAATGGGGTTGAAGGGGTTGTGTTGAAGTTTCAGAATTTGGGGCATTTTGTGAATGTTTATGGGTCTTTGGCCTTTGGCGGTTCTTCGCCCCATCAGATATGTTTGGACAAAAACAGATTTGCCCCAATGATCGAATCCATTTGGGAAAACCAAAATGTGAATGAGAGAGATGGGTTAGCCTAGAGAGAGAAGTTTTAGAGTTTTGGAAGATTGTGAAAAATGGGATCACATTTCCATTGCTGATTGATCTTTGCGCAATGGCGGGTTTGCCCGCCCCACCGAGCCTTATGCGCCTTCCACCGGAGCTCAAAATGAAGATTCTGGAGCCACTGCCTAGTGTCGACATTGCCAAGGTGGGTTGTGTTTGTAAGGAGCTGCAAAATCATGCTAATAATGATGAATTGTGGAAGCAGAAGTATGCTGAGGAGTTCGGTAATGGCAGCAGAGGAGAAGGAACTGGAGGTGAAGGAACAGTGACTAACTGGAAGTTTAGGTTT
Encoded proteins:
- the LOC126586984 gene encoding F-box protein SKIP22-like, translated to MQLQIITLNHRDELQEPSPNDSLCSLGFTSGDLVFCTLEPSFQTLASPSHPNLHSSAESPNRIEPQCSNFRNSETLIDKGGVMDDSIGEDPKSGGLNSETLVVSGAESMEIDDPSDRLGLERYSVPFFLKRVLREELGEDRSNHHKLLLIDVHAVLLESGFVGFNSLSSMLANQRTGSTISLSYTLPELLQNLGSDRNGVEGVVLKFQNLGHFVNVYGSLAFGGSSPHQICLDKNRFAPMIESIWENQNVNERDGLA